CGACATCAACATCCGCTCGTACACGAGCCAGATCCCGTTCGCGCGCCACCTGGGCTTCGAGCTCACGAAGTTCGAGGGCGGCGAGTCCGAGATCGTCTACACCGCCAAGCCCGAGCACCTGAACACCTTCGACGTGACGCACGGCGGTGCCTGCATGACGCTGCTCGATATCACCATGGCGGCTGCCGCGCGCAGCGTGGCACCCGAGATGGGCGTGGTCACCATCGAGATGAAGACCAGCTTCATGCAGCCTTCCGTCGGCCCGCTGCATGCGCGCGGCACGCTCATTCACCGCACCGCGACGCTGGCTTTCACGGAAGCCAAGATCTACGACGAGCTGGAGCGCGTGTGCGCGCATGCCACCGGCACCTTCAAGTACGTGAAGCGCCGCCTGCCCACCGGCCCCGCCAGCGCGAACGCGATGCGTCCGCCTTCCACCGACTAACTGCATTCCGGAGACTTCCATGCCCACCAACAAGCAGATCCACCTCGACAACCGCCCCGAGGGCGAAGCCGTCGCCGGCAACTTCAAGCTCGTGACCGCCGAGACGCCCGCATTGGCCGACAACCAGGTGCTGGTGCGCCACCATTTCATGAGCCTGGACCCCTACATGCGCGGCCGCATGAACGATTCGAAGAGCTACGCGCAGCCGCAGCCGCTCGGCCAGGTGATGCAGGGCGGCACGGCCGGCGAAGTGGTCGAGAGCAGGCATCCCCGATTCGCCGCTGGCGACAAGGTGGTGGGCTTCGGCGGCTGGCAGGAATACAGCGTGGTCGACGCCTCGCAGCCCGGTGCGCTGAAGAAAGTCGACACCACGCACGTGCCGCTGTCGCACTACCTGGGCGCGGTCGGCATGCCGGGCGTCACCGCTTGGTACGGCCTGGTGAAGATCATTGCGCCGAAGGCCGGCGAGACGATGGTCGTCACGGCCGCCAGCGGCGCCGTGGGCAGCGCCTTCGGCGCGCTGGCCAAGGCACGCGGCTGCCGCGTGGTGGGCATTGCGGGCGGCCCGGACAAGTGCAAGTACGTGACGGACGAACTCGGCTTCGACGCCTGCATCGACTACCGCCAGCACCCCGACGTGAAGAGCATGAGCGCCGCGCTCAAGGAGGCCTGCCCGAACGGCATCGACGGCTACTTCGAGAACGTGGGCGGCTACATCTTCGACGCCGTGCTGCTGCGTGCCAACGCCTTCTCACGGGTGGCCCTGTGCGGAATGATCGCCGGCTACGACGGGCAGCCGCTGGCGCTGGCCAACCCGGCGCTGATCCTCATCAACCGCATGAAGATCGAAGGCTTCATCGTCAGCGAGCACATGGACGTGTGGCCCGAGGCGCTGGCCGAACTCGGCGCGCTGGTGGGCACCGGCAAGCTCAAGCCGCGAGAATCGGTGGCACAAGGCATCGAAGCCGCCCCTGAGGCCTTCCTGGGTTTGCTCAAGGGCAAGAATTTCGGCAAGCAACTGGTCAAGCTGGTCTGATGAGCTGAACCCGCGGCAGCGTGCACCGCGGTGCGAAGCACGGAGGTACTCGAATGAATTCGACGCACGAGGTCTTCAACCAGCCTGAACCGCTGGTGGAATACAACCTCTTCGAAACCAACCGGCCGCTGCGCGACGCGCTGAAGTTCAACGCGCCGAAGCTGCATGTGGCGCAACTGCAGGAGCTCGGGGTCACGCTCGGCTCGGCCGAGATGCAGGCGCATGCGCGGCTCGCCAACACCCACGCGCCGCAGCTGCGCACGCACGACCGCTTCGGCCGGCGCATCGACGAGGTGGAGTTTCATCCGAGCTACCACCTGCTCATGGCCGCTGCGGTCGGGGCGGGGCTGCATGGCACGCCGTGGACCGGCATTTCGGAATCCCCGCATGTGCAGCGCGCCGCCGGCTTCATGCTCTTCACCGAGCTGGAGCCGTCGATCCTTTGCCCCATCTCGATGACCTACGCGGCCACGCCCGCGCTGCGCGGCAATGCCGCCGTCTACGCCGACTGGGGCCCCAAGCTCGCGAGCCTCTGGTACGACCCGGCGCTGGCCCCCGCCAGGGACAAGCCCGGTGTGACGATGGGCATGGGCATGACCGAGAAGCAGGGCGGCTCCGACGTGCGGGCCAACACCACGCAGGCCGTGCGCAACGGCAGCGACGACTGGGGCGAGCGCTATGCCATCACGGGCCACAAGTGGTTCTTCTCGGCGCCGATGTGCGATGCCTTCCTGGTGCTGGCCCAGGCGCCGGCCGGGTTGAGCTGCTTCTTCCTGCCCCGCGTGCTGCCGGACGGCAGCCGCAACACCATTCACATCCAGCGCCTGAAGGAGAAGCTCGGCAACAAGGCCAACGCGAGTTCCGAGGTCGAGTTCCATGGCGCCAGCGCATGGCTTGTGGGTGAAGAGGGCCGCGGCATTCCGCAGATCCTCGAAATGGGCACCATGACCCGGCTCGACTGCGCGCTGGGCACCAGCGGGCTGATGCGGCAGGCCCTGAGCATCGCGCTCAATCACGCGAGCCAGCGCAGCGCCTTCGGCAAGCCGCTGATCGATCAGCCGCTCATGAAGAACGTGCTTGCCGACCTCGCGCTCGAAAGCGAAGCCGCCACGGCACTGGCCATCCGGCTCGCGCGCGCCTTCGACCGCCCGGACGATGCGCACGAGCGGCTCATGGCCCGGCTGCTCACGCCCGTCGCCAAGTTCTGGATCTGCAAGCGCGGCAGCCACTTTGCGCAGGAAGCCATGGAATGCCTCGGTGGCAACGGCTACGTGGAAGAGGGCGGCGAAGGCATCATGGCGCGCATCTACCGGGAGATGCCGCTCAACTCGATCTGGGAAGGCGCCGGCAACATCATGGCGCTCGACCTGCTGCGCGGCCTGCGCAAGGGCGATGCGGTGGCCGCGCTCGGCGCGGAACTGGCACCGGCGCGCGGCCACCACGCGGCGCTCGACCGGCTGGCCGATGCGCTTCCGGCGCGCATCGAGGCCATGGCTTCCGAAGCCGAGGCGCGCCGCCTCGCGCAGGACGTGGCGCTCGCGGTGCAGGCTTCGCTGCTCGCGCAGACTGCGCCGCCGGCCGTGGCCGACGCCTTCTGCGCATCGCGCCTGGGCGGCGACTGGGGCAACGCCTTCGGGACGCTCGGCGCCGGCACGCATTTCGATTCGATCATCGAGCGCGCGCAGCCGCTCTGAACACAACGATTTCAAGCACCCAAGGGAACAAGCACATGGCCGACCTCATCCTGCATCACTACAACACCTCGCCGTTCTCGGAAAAAGTGCGCCTCATCCTCGGCGCCAAGAAGCTGCCCTGGAAGTCGGTCCTCATTCCACCCATCATGCCCAAGCCAGAGGTGGAGGTGCTCACCGGCGGCTACCGCAAGACGCCGTTCCTGCAGATCGGTGCCGACATGTATTGCGACAGCGCGCTCATCGCCGACGTGCTCGAGCATCTGCAACCCGAAGCCACGCTATACCCGGAGCCCGAGAAGGGCATGTCGCGCATCCTTGCGCAGTGGGCCGACACCACGCTGTTCTGGGCCGCCATGGCCTGGAACCTGCAGCCCCGGGGCGCGGCCGAGGTGTTTGCCAATGCGCCGCCGGAGGCCGCCAAGGCCTTCGGCGAAGACCGCGGCAAGATGAGCGCCGGCAACATGACCCGGCTGCGCCCGGCCGATGCCACCAGCGCCTACAAGTCGTACCTGCGCCGGCTGTCCGACATGCTCGACGACAAGCCCTACCTCCTGGGCGAAGCGCCGTGCATCGCCGACTTCTCGGCCTACCACCCGCTCTGGTACACACGACGCATCGACTCGGTGCGCGGCATCCTCGACCTCACGCCCGCGGTCGTCGACTGGATGGACCGCATGGCCGCCATCGGCCACGGCGCGATCGAGAAATTCGGCTCCGAAGCAGCCATCGCAATCGCCAAGGCTGCGACGCCGCACACGCTGCTCACCGACAGCACTTTCCAGGACGACCACGGCATTCCGCTCGGGAGTGCCGTCACGGTGCGCGCCGAAAGCTTCGGCCTCGAGGAGACCCCCGGCACCCTGGTGGCCGCCACGCGCACGCACTACACGCTGGAGCGCAGCAACGAGCGCATCGGCACGGTGCACGTGCACTTTCCGCGCATCGGCTACGTGCTCAGGAAAGCGGAGGCCTGACGCCTTCCGCGGCCGTGCAGGCGGGAACCTTCGTGACTGCG
The Variovorax sp. OAS795 genome window above contains:
- a CDS encoding PaaI family thioesterase, whose protein sequence is MAEDSTDINIRSYTSQIPFARHLGFELTKFEGGESEIVYTAKPEHLNTFDVTHGGACMTLLDITMAAAARSVAPEMGVVTIEMKTSFMQPSVGPLHARGTLIHRTATLAFTEAKIYDELERVCAHATGTFKYVKRRLPTGPASANAMRPPSTD
- a CDS encoding isovaleryl-CoA dehydrogenase, whose product is MNSTHEVFNQPEPLVEYNLFETNRPLRDALKFNAPKLHVAQLQELGVTLGSAEMQAHARLANTHAPQLRTHDRFGRRIDEVEFHPSYHLLMAAAVGAGLHGTPWTGISESPHVQRAAGFMLFTELEPSILCPISMTYAATPALRGNAAVYADWGPKLASLWYDPALAPARDKPGVTMGMGMTEKQGGSDVRANTTQAVRNGSDDWGERYAITGHKWFFSAPMCDAFLVLAQAPAGLSCFFLPRVLPDGSRNTIHIQRLKEKLGNKANASSEVEFHGASAWLVGEEGRGIPQILEMGTMTRLDCALGTSGLMRQALSIALNHASQRSAFGKPLIDQPLMKNVLADLALESEAATALAIRLARAFDRPDDAHERLMARLLTPVAKFWICKRGSHFAQEAMECLGGNGYVEEGGEGIMARIYREMPLNSIWEGAGNIMALDLLRGLRKGDAVAALGAELAPARGHHAALDRLADALPARIEAMASEAEARRLAQDVALAVQASLLAQTAPPAVADAFCASRLGGDWGNAFGTLGAGTHFDSIIERAQPL
- a CDS encoding glutathione S-transferase family protein, producing MADLILHHYNTSPFSEKVRLILGAKKLPWKSVLIPPIMPKPEVEVLTGGYRKTPFLQIGADMYCDSALIADVLEHLQPEATLYPEPEKGMSRILAQWADTTLFWAAMAWNLQPRGAAEVFANAPPEAAKAFGEDRGKMSAGNMTRLRPADATSAYKSYLRRLSDMLDDKPYLLGEAPCIADFSAYHPLWYTRRIDSVRGILDLTPAVVDWMDRMAAIGHGAIEKFGSEAAIAIAKAATPHTLLTDSTFQDDHGIPLGSAVTVRAESFGLEETPGTLVAATRTHYTLERSNERIGTVHVHFPRIGYVLRKAEA
- a CDS encoding NADP-dependent oxidoreductase — its product is MPTNKQIHLDNRPEGEAVAGNFKLVTAETPALADNQVLVRHHFMSLDPYMRGRMNDSKSYAQPQPLGQVMQGGTAGEVVESRHPRFAAGDKVVGFGGWQEYSVVDASQPGALKKVDTTHVPLSHYLGAVGMPGVTAWYGLVKIIAPKAGETMVVTAASGAVGSAFGALAKARGCRVVGIAGGPDKCKYVTDELGFDACIDYRQHPDVKSMSAALKEACPNGIDGYFENVGGYIFDAVLLRANAFSRVALCGMIAGYDGQPLALANPALILINRMKIEGFIVSEHMDVWPEALAELGALVGTGKLKPRESVAQGIEAAPEAFLGLLKGKNFGKQLVKLV